One region of Luteolibacter yonseiensis genomic DNA includes:
- a CDS encoding U32 family peptidase, with amino-acid sequence MPSLPPDTTPELLAPAGNWDCARAAVAAGADAIFFGLPKFNARLRADNFIEADLVELMDFLHRHGVKGFVTMNTLIFTSELKAAEEQLRKIAAAGVDALIIQDLGLAKLARTVAPNVELHASTQMTITSPEGLAFAETLFPMERAVLARELSIKEIERFHAHNTESLDLKTPLEVFVHGALCVAYSGQCLTSESLGQRSANRGECAQACRMPYEIVVDGEKRELGAVRYLLSPQDLAAVDLVPQLVKAGVKSFKIEGRLKSPEYVSAVTRVYRKALDATISDSESPITPSDRYELEMTFSRGLSTGWFAGTNHPYLTHGKFGKKRGPLLGTIIDCGPGWIRLGNLTGVPFTAGDGVVFDAGENRDLEQGARIWVIEGDRLIFHLTYSGINFDRIKPGHTLYKTSDPKLDSELRRFWQNTRPAEKKTPLHFVVTGQPGEPITVAAAYAGRTFSESSAMALLEAEKHPLGAEKLAEQLGRLGDSSFELGSLDNRLQGNCHIAVSALNQLRRALVKQLEDAAAIKPEPPKITTTHRDLLPAVTRSATSTAPHLSVLCRTMDQVSSALECGVETLYCDFEDPRRYKEAVALVRTSDSAIHLATPRILKPGEMGYLKLIEKAAPDGLLLRNLASLHFYKDRHDLKKIGDFSLNVANPITAKLLMENASLDHLTISYDLNIGQVLDLLAGAPPEWFELTLHQHMPMFHMEHCVFCTFLSKGTTYKDCGRPCESHVVHLRDRVGQLHRLQADVGCRNTLFNGKAQTGARYYEHLRAAGLSRFRIELLDETDDAAKTIRAYQDLLSGKSDAFDLIDKVHALEKLGVTEGTLAEL; translated from the coding sequence ATGCCTTCGCTTCCACCTGACACGACTCCTGAACTCCTTGCCCCTGCGGGCAACTGGGACTGCGCCCGTGCGGCGGTGGCGGCCGGGGCGGACGCGATCTTTTTCGGCCTGCCGAAGTTCAACGCCCGCCTCCGTGCGGACAACTTCATCGAAGCGGATCTCGTGGAGCTGATGGATTTCCTCCACCGCCACGGCGTGAAGGGATTCGTCACGATGAACACCCTGATTTTCACCAGCGAGTTGAAAGCGGCGGAGGAGCAGCTCCGGAAAATCGCCGCCGCCGGAGTGGACGCGCTCATCATCCAGGATCTGGGCCTCGCGAAACTCGCCCGCACCGTCGCCCCGAATGTGGAACTGCACGCCTCCACGCAGATGACGATCACCTCCCCCGAAGGACTGGCGTTCGCCGAGACGCTTTTCCCGATGGAACGCGCCGTGCTCGCACGTGAACTCTCCATCAAGGAAATCGAACGGTTCCACGCACACAATACCGAAAGCCTTGATCTCAAGACCCCTCTGGAGGTCTTCGTGCACGGCGCGCTCTGCGTGGCCTACTCCGGCCAGTGTCTGACAAGCGAGTCGCTCGGCCAGCGCAGCGCGAACCGTGGCGAATGCGCGCAAGCCTGCCGCATGCCTTACGAAATCGTCGTCGATGGCGAGAAACGCGAACTCGGCGCGGTGCGATACCTGCTCAGCCCCCAGGACCTCGCGGCGGTGGACCTCGTCCCGCAACTGGTGAAGGCCGGAGTGAAGTCATTCAAGATCGAAGGCCGGTTGAAATCCCCCGAATACGTCTCCGCCGTCACCCGGGTCTATCGAAAGGCGCTCGACGCAACGATTTCCGACAGTGAATCGCCGATCACTCCCTCCGACCGCTACGAGCTGGAAATGACCTTTTCCCGCGGCCTCAGCACCGGTTGGTTCGCAGGGACGAACCACCCGTACCTCACTCACGGGAAATTTGGGAAAAAGCGAGGACCGCTGCTGGGCACCATCATCGACTGCGGCCCCGGCTGGATCCGTCTCGGAAATCTGACAGGCGTCCCCTTCACCGCCGGCGATGGCGTGGTCTTCGACGCGGGGGAAAACCGCGACCTCGAACAAGGCGCCCGCATCTGGGTCATCGAGGGGGACCGTCTCATTTTCCACCTCACCTACAGCGGCATCAACTTCGACCGCATCAAGCCCGGCCACACGCTCTACAAGACGTCCGACCCGAAACTCGACTCCGAACTCCGCCGCTTCTGGCAGAACACGCGACCCGCTGAGAAAAAGACGCCGCTGCACTTCGTCGTCACCGGCCAACCCGGCGAACCGATCACCGTGGCGGCGGCATATGCCGGCCGCACCTTCTCGGAATCCTCGGCCATGGCCCTTCTGGAGGCGGAAAAACATCCGCTGGGAGCGGAAAAGCTCGCCGAGCAATTGGGCCGGCTCGGCGACTCATCCTTCGAACTCGGCTCGCTCGACAACCGTTTGCAGGGAAACTGCCACATCGCCGTTTCCGCCCTTAACCAGCTCCGCCGCGCGCTCGTCAAACAGCTTGAGGACGCCGCAGCCATCAAGCCGGAACCGCCGAAGATCACCACCACCCATCGGGATCTTCTGCCCGCCGTCACCCGGTCCGCCACTTCCACCGCTCCACACCTGTCCGTGCTCTGCCGCACCATGGACCAGGTGTCCTCGGCGCTCGAATGCGGAGTGGAAACCCTCTACTGCGATTTCGAAGACCCCCGCCGCTACAAGGAAGCGGTCGCGCTCGTCAGAACATCGGACTCGGCGATTCATCTCGCCACTCCCCGCATCCTCAAGCCCGGCGAGATGGGCTACCTGAAACTGATTGAAAAAGCCGCGCCTGACGGCCTGCTGCTCCGCAACCTCGCATCACTCCACTTCTACAAGGACCGCCACGACCTGAAAAAAATCGGCGACTTCTCCCTCAATGTCGCCAACCCGATCACAGCGAAACTGCTGATGGAGAATGCGTCCCTCGACCACCTCACCATTTCCTACGACCTGAACATCGGCCAGGTGCTGGACCTGCTGGCGGGCGCGCCGCCGGAGTGGTTCGAGCTCACGCTGCACCAGCACATGCCGATGTTCCATATGGAGCACTGCGTGTTCTGCACCTTCCTCAGCAAGGGGACGACCTACAAGGACTGCGGCCGCCCGTGTGAATCGCACGTCGTGCACCTGCGCGACCGCGTCGGCCAGCTCCACCGCCTGCAGGCCGACGTCGGCTGCCGCAACACCCTCTTCAACGGCAAGGCCCAGACCGGCGCCCGCTACTACGAACACCTGCGCGCAGCCGGACTCTCACGTTTCCGCATCGAGTTGTTGGACGAAACCGACGACGCAGCAAAAACCATCCGCGCCTACCAGGATCTCCTCTCAGGAAAATCGGACGCCTTCGACCTCATCGACAAGGTGCACGCCCTTGAAAAACTCGGCGTCACCGAGGGAACGCTGGCGGAGTTGTGA
- a CDS encoding LacI family DNA-binding transcriptional regulator, with the protein MQQIAERRAVSQSAIAREAGVARTTVSLALRGGEGLNHKTIARVMDAADALGYRPNNLVHAIRSGRTRMIGVMVPPSNSFWSDVLHGIHDGLTEHDYVPLALWSQHQMPQTNEVLELRQIERLMDWRVDGAILWPWFANLYRTHISDLKRRDLPLVTIDSMLPDSFRADVVQTDEAQGAEAVVDHLLSLGHKEILHFAGPNSESWARDRRSCFAEVLRRAPGVKPHFVELPVTQSRRTYIRETLECLDKVTAVFCATDEIAEDVYREAAALGKRIPEDLSVIGYGNESFGSRLTPALTTVKQKPYSMGLAAARMIVSRIEQTKAAKPKMERMPVELVPRMSTAVARGGDTSGYQI; encoded by the coding sequence ATGCAACAAATTGCCGAACGTCGCGCCGTGTCCCAATCCGCCATCGCCCGTGAAGCGGGTGTCGCCCGAACCACCGTCTCCCTCGCCCTGCGCGGGGGTGAGGGACTGAATCACAAGACCATCGCCCGTGTCATGGACGCGGCGGACGCGCTCGGCTACCGGCCGAACAACCTGGTCCACGCCATCCGCTCCGGACGCACCCGCATGATCGGCGTGATGGTCCCGCCCTCCAACAGCTTTTGGTCGGACGTGCTGCACGGCATCCATGACGGTCTCACCGAGCATGACTATGTGCCGCTCGCCCTCTGGTCTCAGCACCAGATGCCGCAGACCAACGAGGTCCTGGAACTCCGCCAGATCGAGCGGCTCATGGATTGGCGGGTGGATGGCGCGATTCTCTGGCCATGGTTCGCGAATTTGTACCGCACCCATATTTCCGACCTGAAACGCCGTGATCTGCCGCTGGTGACCATCGATTCCATGCTGCCGGATTCCTTCCGCGCCGACGTCGTTCAAACGGACGAAGCACAGGGAGCGGAGGCGGTCGTGGACCACCTGCTCTCGCTGGGACACAAGGAGATCCTGCATTTCGCCGGGCCGAATTCCGAGTCCTGGGCGAGGGACCGCCGTTCCTGCTTTGCCGAAGTGCTGCGCCGCGCGCCCGGCGTGAAGCCGCATTTTGTGGAGCTCCCGGTGACGCAATCGCGAAGGACGTATATTCGCGAGACGCTGGAATGCCTGGACAAGGTGACCGCCGTTTTCTGCGCGACCGACGAGATCGCCGAGGATGTCTATCGCGAGGCCGCCGCTCTCGGCAAAAGGATTCCAGAGGACCTCTCGGTCATCGGCTATGGAAACGAGAGCTTCGGCAGCCGTCTCACGCCGGCCCTCACCACCGTGAAGCAAAAGCCTTACAGCATGGGACTTGCAGCGGCCCGGATGATCGTCTCACGCATCGAACAAACCAAGGCCGCCAAGCCGAAGATGGAGCGGATGCCGGTGGAACTCGTGCCCCGCATGTCCACCGCGGTCGCTCGTGGCGGCGACACAAGCGGATACCAGATCTGA
- a CDS encoding DUF1800 domain-containing protein codes for MLPKADQTWTIFEAAHLLNRAGFGGSPSDIRNFHGLGREKAVESLVSPAEPLDAFPLPEWSSDEQVAEDYKKLIAGRQALRQQSRGLSPEKAEMAKREAQRAVRREYREREAEARTWWFRRMLTTEAPLREKMTLFWHDHFATSVQKVKQTALVVRQNDLFRRHAFGSFRDLTQAILMDPAMTLYLDTQSSKKGMPNENFAREVMELFTLGEGNYSEQDIREAARAFTGYQINRATGTVTHNKKQWDGSNKTIFGKTAPYDGKGVIDLIFTKKETARFMAGKLWEFFVYEKPNAAALDALAEVFQQADFRTGPLLREIFLSREFYAASSIRSQIKCPVQYSVGLLKQLEISTPPAGFPITSGEQLGQVLFMPPNVAGWDWGQAWINTNTLLTRYNLAGYLTKGAGETEKVMASEKVRMPGMKDTPKRAARGWDGPDYEKIAPRPLRENPENLVDSLIFRFFQGPLPEKARGPLVEYAIAKKGAIFTNKETAELCHLMLSTPYYQLY; via the coding sequence ATGCTGCCGAAAGCCGATCAAACCTGGACCATCTTCGAAGCCGCCCACCTGCTGAACCGTGCGGGTTTCGGCGGGAGTCCCTCCGATATCAGAAATTTCCATGGGCTGGGCCGGGAGAAGGCGGTGGAGTCCCTGGTTTCACCCGCAGAGCCCTTGGACGCCTTCCCGCTTCCGGAGTGGAGTTCCGACGAGCAGGTGGCGGAAGATTACAAGAAACTCATCGCCGGGCGGCAGGCCCTGCGGCAGCAGTCGCGCGGCCTCTCGCCCGAGAAGGCGGAGATGGCAAAACGCGAAGCCCAGCGCGCGGTACGGCGGGAATACCGCGAACGCGAGGCGGAGGCGCGGACGTGGTGGTTCCGCCGCATGCTGACGACAGAGGCTCCCCTGCGGGAGAAAATGACGCTTTTCTGGCACGACCATTTCGCCACCTCCGTCCAGAAGGTGAAGCAGACCGCACTGGTCGTGCGCCAGAACGATCTCTTCCGCAGACATGCCTTCGGCAGCTTCCGCGATCTCACCCAGGCCATCCTCATGGACCCGGCGATGACTCTCTACCTCGACACACAGAGTTCGAAAAAGGGCATGCCCAATGAGAATTTCGCCCGCGAGGTGATGGAACTTTTCACGCTCGGGGAAGGGAATTACAGCGAGCAGGACATCCGGGAGGCCGCCCGGGCCTTCACGGGATACCAGATCAACCGTGCCACCGGCACCGTCACCCACAACAAGAAACAATGGGACGGTTCCAATAAAACCATCTTCGGTAAAACCGCTCCCTACGACGGCAAGGGTGTCATCGATCTCATTTTCACGAAAAAGGAGACCGCGCGTTTCATGGCGGGAAAACTCTGGGAGTTCTTTGTTTACGAAAAGCCGAACGCCGCCGCTCTCGACGCGCTTGCGGAGGTTTTCCAGCAGGCGGACTTCCGGACCGGGCCACTGCTGCGGGAGATATTTCTCTCCCGCGAATTCTACGCCGCCTCCTCCATCCGCAGCCAGATCAAATGCCCCGTCCAGTATTCGGTCGGGCTGCTCAAACAACTTGAGATTTCCACCCCGCCCGCCGGCTTTCCGATCACCTCCGGAGAACAGCTCGGTCAGGTGCTCTTCATGCCGCCGAACGTGGCTGGCTGGGACTGGGGGCAGGCGTGGATCAACACGAACACCCTTCTCACCCGCTACAATCTCGCCGGATACCTCACAAAAGGGGCCGGAGAGACGGAAAAAGTCATGGCGAGTGAAAAGGTGAGGATGCCCGGGATGAAAGACACCCCCAAGCGGGCGGCCCGTGGCTGGGATGGACCGGACTACGAGAAGATCGCCCCCCGTCCCCTGCGCGAGAATCCCGAAAACCTCGTGGACTCGCTCATTTTCCGCTTCTTCCAAGGACCGCTACCCGAAAAAGCGCGCGGCCCGCTTGTCGAATACGCCATCGCCAAAAAAGGCGCCATCTTCACCAACAAGGAAACCGCCGAGCTGTGCCACCTCATGCTCAGCACACCCTATTACCAACTTTACTGA
- a CDS encoding DUF1501 domain-containing protein: MKTRRDFLRTTVLGASAAWTVPMFVERTFGQLHEGARDIAIQPVTGKDDTILVVLQLAGGNDGLNTLVPYADDAYHKARPRIAKKEKDIIRLNDHVGLNSSMPFLGSMFKEGNLGIVQGVGYPNPNRSHFVSTSIWETADTSNRSATGWLGRYFDNACPGADPTVGISFNKTQPEAFGAAKNPGVCLNSPELYRWIHGGGEKAQAEEFFAELNQPDDHADDDMPADGGSIAMPAGGKTGGIAGEGNLAFLERVALDARVSSKTILELAAKHKTNVRYDGTPLARNLNLVSRMIAGGMPTRVYYVSHGGFDTHNQQANSHDRLLGQLDSALKSFFADLKQQGNDKRVVLMTFSEFGRRVAENASAGTDHGKASCLFLAGAAVKGGLHGVHPSLTDLSEGDIRHTVDFRSVYGGVLGDWLKAPKMKPILGAEYPKMGLIG; encoded by the coding sequence ATGAAAACACGTCGTGACTTCCTCCGAACCACCGTTCTCGGCGCCTCCGCCGCGTGGACAGTGCCCATGTTTGTCGAGCGCACCTTCGGCCAGCTTCATGAAGGTGCCCGTGACATCGCCATCCAGCCGGTGACCGGCAAGGATGACACCATTCTCGTCGTGCTCCAGCTCGCGGGCGGGAATGACGGTCTGAACACGCTCGTTCCTTATGCGGACGACGCCTACCACAAGGCGCGTCCCCGCATTGCGAAAAAGGAGAAGGACATCATCCGGCTGAATGACCACGTGGGCTTGAACAGCTCGATGCCGTTCCTTGGCTCGATGTTCAAGGAAGGGAACCTCGGAATCGTCCAGGGTGTGGGCTATCCGAATCCGAACCGCTCCCACTTCGTCTCCACCTCCATCTGGGAAACGGCGGATACCTCCAACCGTTCCGCCACGGGATGGCTCGGGCGGTATTTCGACAACGCCTGCCCCGGCGCGGATCCCACCGTCGGCATCAGCTTCAACAAGACGCAGCCGGAAGCCTTCGGCGCGGCGAAGAACCCCGGTGTCTGCCTGAATTCTCCCGAACTCTACCGCTGGATCCACGGCGGCGGTGAAAAGGCGCAGGCGGAGGAGTTTTTCGCCGAACTCAACCAGCCCGACGACCACGCGGACGATGACATGCCCGCCGACGGCGGTTCCATCGCCATGCCCGCCGGTGGAAAAACCGGTGGCATCGCAGGCGAGGGGAACCTGGCGTTTCTCGAACGCGTCGCGCTGGATGCCCGTGTCAGCTCGAAGACGATCCTCGAGCTCGCCGCGAAGCATAAGACGAACGTGCGCTACGACGGCACACCGCTCGCGCGGAACCTCAACCTCGTTTCCCGCATGATCGCGGGCGGCATGCCCACACGGGTTTACTACGTCAGCCACGGCGGCTTCGACACCCACAACCAGCAGGCGAACTCACATGACCGCCTGCTCGGACAGCTCGACAGCGCGCTCAAATCCTTCTTCGCGGATCTCAAGCAGCAGGGAAATGACAAGCGGGTCGTGCTCATGACCTTCTCGGAATTCGGCCGGCGCGTCGCGGAAAACGCCAGCGCCGGGACGGATCACGGAAAAGCATCCTGCCTTTTCCTGGCCGGAGCCGCGGTGAAAGGCGGCCTCCACGGCGTCCACCCGAGCCTGACGGATCTGTCGGAGGGAGACATCAGGCACACGGTGGACTTCCGCAGTGTCTATGGCGGCGTGCTGGGCGACTGGTTGAAAGCGCCGAAGATGAAACCCATCCTCGGGGCGGAATATCCGAAGATGGGTTTGATCGGCTGA